One region of Clostridium sp. Marseille-P299 genomic DNA includes:
- a CDS encoding ATP-binding protein — protein sequence MMTELSLNILDIVQNSIRAGSTLIEVSIVANTQLGTLTITIKDNGCGMTKETLLLLTDPFYTTRTTRRIGLGIPFFKYAANISGGDFTITSKVGVGTTVVATFLLYHIDRMPLGDITATMHSLITFNYPLDFLYTYIIDDKHFTLDTREFKKILGDVPFTAPEVKAYIKEYLVEGKQDVDSGTILL from the coding sequence ATGATGACAGAACTATCTCTGAATATTTTAGATATTGTGCAAAATTCCATACGGGCAGGATCTACATTGATTGAAGTTTCGATTGTAGCTAATACACAACTAGGAACACTTACAATCACCATTAAGGATAACGGTTGTGGCATGACAAAAGAAACGCTTCTTTTACTTACAGATCCATTTTACACCACAAGGACTACCAGAAGAATTGGACTTGGGATTCCATTTTTTAAGTATGCTGCGAATATCAGTGGAGGTGATTTTACAATTACCTCAAAAGTTGGTGTCGGTACAACTGTAGTTGCAACTTTTTTATTATATCACATTGACCGAATGCCCTTAGGGGATATTACTGCAACAATGCATAGCTTAATAACGTTTAATTATCCGTTGGATTTTTTATATACCTATATTATTGACGACAAACATTTTACGTTAGACACCAGAGAGTTTAAAAAAATCTTAGGAGATGTACCTTTTACAGCTCCTGAAGTTAAGGCATACATCAAAGAATACTTAGTAGAAGGCAAACAAGATGTTGATAGCGGAACAATTCTATTATAA
- a CDS encoding [Fe-Fe] hydrogenase large subunit C-terminal domain-containing protein: protein MGKFYTSVRLEESLCKGCINCIKRCPTEAIRVRNGKAAITKEFCIDCGECIRICKHHAKLATYDKLEMLQQFSYTVALPAPSLYGQVNNLEDINILLHALKRMGFNDVFEVGGAAEIVSRLSRQYILNHKEKWPIISTACPSVTRLIRVRFPNLIEHLLPIKAPIDIAAELASKMAMEKSGLPREKIGIFFISPCPAKVTAVKTPLGYEKSEVDGVLAMKDIYPLLISNMKEVAKEDNLEEISTAGKIGISWGSSGGEASGLLSDSYLAADGFENVIKVLEDMEDQKFTNLEFIELNACSAGCVGGVLTIENPYVARVKLKNLRKYMPVSKSHMELSEEGLYWTKKVEYEPVFNLGETMEESFKRLAKAEKLYEHFPGLDCGSCGAPTCKAFAEDVVRGLAVENDCIHIMREYMHKLSDEISHLNTI from the coding sequence ATGGGGAAATTTTATACTTCCGTTCGATTGGAGGAGAGTCTATGTAAGGGCTGTATCAATTGTATCAAACGGTGTCCAACAGAGGCTATCCGTGTGAGAAATGGAAAAGCAGCAATTACCAAGGAATTTTGTATTGATTGTGGAGAATGCATTCGAATTTGCAAGCATCATGCCAAGCTTGCAACCTATGATAAATTAGAAATGCTACAGCAATTTTCCTATACAGTTGCTTTACCAGCGCCTTCCTTGTATGGTCAGGTGAATAATCTTGAAGATATTAATATATTGCTTCATGCCCTTAAAAGGATGGGGTTTAATGATGTTTTTGAAGTTGGTGGAGCTGCAGAAATAGTTTCAAGATTATCAAGACAATATATCTTAAACCATAAGGAAAAATGGCCAATTATTAGTACTGCCTGCCCTTCAGTAACAAGATTAATTCGTGTAAGATTTCCAAATCTTATTGAACATTTGTTACCAATCAAGGCACCGATTGATATTGCAGCAGAGTTAGCAAGTAAAATGGCTATGGAGAAATCGGGGTTACCAAGAGAGAAGATAGGGATATTTTTCATATCACCTTGCCCAGCAAAAGTGACAGCCGTTAAGACACCGCTTGGATATGAGAAAAGTGAAGTCGATGGTGTATTAGCAATGAAAGATATTTATCCACTTTTGATATCGAATATGAAGGAAGTTGCCAAAGAAGATAATCTTGAAGAGATTTCAACTGCAGGGAAAATAGGAATTAGCTGGGGAAGTAGCGGTGGTGAAGCTAGTGGTTTGTTATCAGATAGCTATTTAGCAGCAGATGGTTTTGAAAATGTGATTAAAGTGCTTGAGGATATGGAGGATCAAAAGTTTACAAACCTAGAATTTATTGAGTTAAATGCATGCAGTGCTGGATGTGTTGGGGGTGTTTTAACCATTGAAAATCCTTATGTTGCACGAGTGAAATTAAAGAATTTAAGAAAATATATGCCGGTTTCTAAAAGCCATATGGAATTAAGTGAAGAGGGATTATATTGGACGAAAAAGGTAGAATATGAACCCGTGTTTAATCTTGGTGAAACAATGGAAGAAAGCTTCAAACGATTGGCGAAAGCAGAGAAATTGTATGAGCATTTTCCAGGGCTTGATTGTGGCTCTTGTGGGGCTCCTACTTGTAAGGCATTTGCAGAAGATGTAGTACGTGGTTTAGCCGTGGAAAATGATTGTATACATATTATGAGAGAATATATGCATAAGTTATCGGATGAAATTTCACATTTAAATACGATATAA
- a CDS encoding NADH-quinone oxidoreductase subunit NuoE family protein, translating to MSSQKNTVPFSGTKEQEEELLSVINELKSDPGALMPVLQKAQDIYGYLPIEVQTIISNELDIPLEKIYGVVTFYSQFSLYPKGKYKISVCLGTACYVKGSGDIYNKLMEKLNIVSGECTPDGKFSLEACRCIGACGLAPVLTVNDDVYGRLTVDDIDGILKKYS from the coding sequence ATGAGCTCTCAAAAAAATACGGTACCTTTTTCAGGTACAAAAGAGCAAGAAGAAGAACTTTTAAGCGTGATCAATGAACTTAAGTCTGATCCAGGTGCCTTAATGCCGGTTCTTCAAAAGGCACAAGATATTTACGGCTATCTTCCAATTGAAGTGCAAACCATAATATCTAACGAATTAGATATCCCACTTGAGAAGATCTATGGAGTTGTTACGTTTTACTCACAATTTTCGCTCTATCCAAAGGGTAAATATAAGATTTCTGTATGCCTTGGTACAGCTTGTTATGTAAAAGGGTCTGGAGATATCTATAACAAACTAATGGAAAAGCTTAATATTGTTAGTGGGGAATGCACTCCTGATGGTAAGTTTTCACTCGAAGCCTGCAGATGCATTGGCGCATGTGGATTGGCTCCTGTTTTAACTGTGAATGATGATGTCTATGGAAGATTAACCGTCGATGATATCGATGGTATCTTAAAGAAGTATTCTTAA
- a CDS encoding DRTGG domain-containing protein has translation MTVGDVRKILDAKVICGESYMDRVVHTACGSDMMSDVLAFVKDQSVLLTGLCNTQVIRTAEMMDMVCVVFVRGKQPDETMVSLANEKEIPLLSTELRMFTACGMLYENGLHGGAAC, from the coding sequence ATGACTGTAGGTGATGTAAGAAAAATATTGGATGCAAAAGTAATCTGCGGAGAGAGTTATATGGACCGTGTAGTACATACTGCTTGTGGTTCGGATATGATGAGTGATGTGTTAGCGTTTGTAAAAGACCAATCAGTACTATTAACAGGTTTGTGTAATACGCAAGTGATACGTACAGCAGAGATGATGGATATGGTATGTGTTGTGTTTGTTAGAGGGAAACAGCCAGATGAAACTATGGTATCTCTTGCAAATGAAAAAGAGATACCTTTACTTAGTACAGAGCTAAGGATGTTTACTGCTTGTGGAATGTTATATGAGAATGGGTTACATGGAGGTGCAGCTTGTTGA
- a CDS encoding PHP domain-containing protein, producing MIPIAYDFHIHSCLSPCADNDMTPENIIGMAFIKGLSAIAITDHNSCRHCELAIEIGEKYGIIVIPGMELNTKEEVHVLCLFKDIEAALLFEDYVQDKLYQIKNKPEIFGRQIIVGKEDKEIGEVEHLLIQATDISFHEVYHLTKQYGGIMIPAHIDKNSNSLLSNLGFIPLDSQFSCVEIKDATRKEELLEKHPYLRTCNCISNSDAHSLGNINEAINVIFVDELNRKEILKELGRR from the coding sequence ATGATACCAATCGCATATGATTTTCATATACATTCTTGCCTTTCCCCTTGTGCAGATAATGATATGACGCCGGAAAATATTATTGGAATGGCTTTTATAAAAGGCTTAAGTGCAATTGCTATTACGGATCATAACAGTTGTAGGCATTGCGAACTTGCCATTGAAATTGGGGAGAAGTATGGAATCATTGTTATTCCTGGAATGGAACTAAACACAAAAGAGGAAGTCCACGTTCTATGCCTGTTTAAAGATATAGAAGCAGCACTTTTGTTTGAGGATTATGTGCAGGATAAATTGTATCAAATAAAGAATAAACCAGAGATTTTTGGAAGGCAAATTATAGTAGGAAAAGAGGATAAGGAAATAGGGGAAGTTGAGCACTTATTGATACAGGCAACGGATATCTCATTTCATGAGGTGTATCATCTGACAAAGCAATATGGTGGGATTATGATACCTGCTCATATTGATAAAAACTCCAATAGTCTGTTATCCAATCTAGGTTTTATACCTTTAGACAGTCAATTTTCCTGTGTGGAAATCAAAGATGCAACTAGAAAGGAAGAACTGCTTGAGAAGCATCCATATTTAAGAACATGCAATTGTATTTCAAACTCGGATGCTCATAGTTTAGGGAATATTAATGAGGCCATAAATGTTATATTCGTGGATGAATTAAATAGAAAAGAGATTCTAAAGGAACTAGGTAGAAGGTAG
- a CDS encoding ATP-binding protein: MIEPIHLQYKISGDDFTRAGEASSDVKKKLKAIGVDPIVVRKVAISMYEGEINMVIHANGGDIDVSISPTEITMVLTDIGPGIINIDQAMLEGFSTAPDNVRALGFGAGMGLPNMKKYSDEMQIKTTLGVGTTVTMKVYLGGL; encoded by the coding sequence TTGATTGAGCCAATTCATCTACAATATAAAATATCAGGAGATGATTTTACAAGAGCAGGGGAGGCCTCAAGTGATGTGAAAAAGAAACTAAAAGCAATTGGTGTGGATCCAATTGTAGTCCGTAAGGTTGCCATTTCTATGTATGAGGGAGAAATCAATATGGTGATTCATGCAAATGGAGGAGATATTGATGTATCTATATCACCCACGGAAATTACTATGGTTCTTACAGATATAGGACCAGGAATTATTAACATCGATCAGGCAATGTTAGAAGGTTTTTCTACAGCCCCTGATAATGTTCGTGCACTTGGGTTTGGAGCAGGTATGGGATTACCAAATATGAAGAAATACTCAGATGAAATGCAGATTAAAACAACGTTAGGGGTAGGGACAACAGTTACGATGAAAGTGTATCTTGGAGGGTTGTGA
- a CDS encoding (2Fe-2S) ferredoxin domain-containing protein, whose product MKSLEELKAIREKMQSQVGLRSESDEHTRVIVGMATCGIASGARPVLTTLSDAVQLKGLEKVSVIQTGCIGLCQYEPIVEIIAPGKDKVTYVKMTPEKALEVVDRHLVRGQIITEYTIQNYMN is encoded by the coding sequence ATGAAGTCTCTTGAAGAATTAAAAGCAATCAGAGAAAAGATGCAGTCTCAAGTGGGCCTGCGTTCTGAAAGTGACGAACATACCAGAGTTATCGTTGGTATGGCCACTTGCGGCATTGCAAGTGGTGCAAGACCTGTTCTTACCACCCTATCTGATGCAGTCCAGTTAAAAGGATTAGAGAAGGTATCCGTCATACAAACTGGCTGTATAGGATTATGTCAATATGAACCAATCGTTGAAATTATTGCACCTGGGAAAGACAAAGTTACTTACGTTAAAATGACCCCTGAAAAGGCACTGGAAGTTGTAGACCGTCATCTTGTTCGCGGCCAGATTATTACAGAATACACAATACAAAACTATATGAATTAA